The following proteins are encoded in a genomic region of Dyadobacter sp. UC 10:
- a CDS encoding DUF1440 domain-containing protein produces the protein MPASRKKAINVILAATFIAGTLDILAAILVYSIVLEQTSPSMILMSIASGVFGKAAFSGGSLMVLAGLLLHYLIAFLFSTFYYIIYPGLEFLKKQRLISGILYGIFVWLVMNLGVLRIVFSAKLPSDPEAALLGISILIIAFGIPISYIISTSRN, from the coding sequence ATGCCTGCATCCCGAAAAAAAGCCATCAACGTCATTCTTGCCGCCACATTTATTGCCGGTACGCTGGATATCCTGGCGGCTATCCTGGTTTATTCCATTGTGCTTGAGCAAACAAGCCCCTCAATGATATTGATGTCCATCGCCAGCGGCGTATTTGGCAAAGCTGCGTTTTCAGGCGGTAGCCTGATGGTACTGGCTGGTCTTCTTTTGCATTACTTGATCGCATTCCTGTTTTCCACATTCTACTACATCATTTACCCCGGACTCGAATTTTTGAAAAAACAGCGGCTGATCAGCGGGATATTGTATGGGATTTTTGTGTGGCTGGTCATGAACCTGGGTGTGCTGCGGATCGTCTTCTCCGCCAAGCTGCCATCCGACCCGGAAGCCGCCCTGCTCGGAATATCGATCTTAATCATTGCATTCGGAATCCCGATTTCCTACATCATCTCAACCAGCAGGAACTAG